In Rhodamnia argentea isolate NSW1041297 chromosome 4, ASM2092103v1, whole genome shotgun sequence, the following proteins share a genomic window:
- the LOC115754624 gene encoding RNA-binding KH domain-containing protein PEPPER, with amino-acid sequence MPSITTLPKPPNSPNHNSLLRSSTGFFTRKLRVSPSAPPFSALAASMAAAATTATSIESASANNLESEPQSPPLSASGVTDLNAMPNDPMDESTNGAGTELSAEPPQAEADQSALQAEADLSAPQATAEADKRWPGWPGDCVFRLVVPVLKVGSIIGRKGELIKKMCEETRARIRVLDAPVGTPDRVVLISGKEEPEIPLSPAMDAVIRVFKRVCGLSENEGDAKLSGAAGVAFCSIRFLVASTQAINLIGKQGSLIKSIQEGTGASVRVLPEGELPIYASTDERIVELQGEASKVLKAVEAVVRHLRKFLVDHSVLPLFEKSCNNAAQQDRASETWSDKSVLHTAPTGMTTDYPLSSKRESLFIDRESQLEPQIARSGVSLYGQDPSMAAIRSARFGRAGAPIVTQVVQTMQIPLTYAEDIIGIGGANIAYIRRTSGAILTVQESRGLPDEITVEIKGTTSEVQTAQQLIQEFINGHKEPVTSSYGKVDSGLRSYSQLGDTSYTSSSFSSQPYGGYGSSLGGYSSFRL; translated from the exons ATGCCAAGCATAACAACTCTCCCCAAACCCCCAAACTCGCCAAATCACAACTCACTCCTCCGCTCTTCTACGGGCTTTTTTACCAGAAAACTTCGGGTCTCTCCCTCAGCTCCTCCTTTCTCAGCCCTCGCCGCATCAatggccgccgccgccaccaccgccactTCCATAGAAAGCGCCTCCGCTAACAACCTCGAATCCGAGCCCCAATCGCCACCGCTCTCCGCCTCCGGAGTTACCGATTTGAACGCCATGCCGAACGATCCCATGGACGAATCGACCAACGGAGCAGGAACTGAGCTGTCCGCTGAGCCGCCTCAGGCGGAGGCCGACCAATCGGCTCTTCAGGCGGAGGCCGACCTATCGGCTCCTCAGGCCACCGCGGAAGCTGATAAGAGGTGGCCGGGATGGCCTGGCGACTGCGTTTTTCGTCTCGTTGTGCCGGTTCTCAAGGTCGGGAGCATTATTGGTCGCAAAGGGGAGCTTATCAAGAAGATGTGTGAGGAGACTCGCGCTCGCATTCGCGTACTTGATGCTCCTGTCGGCACTCCCGATCGTGTT GTATTGATATCTGGAAAAGAAGAGCCAGAGATACCTCTTTCCCCTGCAATGGATGCTGTGATAAGAGTTTTTAAACGTGTCTGTGGACTGTCTGAGAATGAGGGTGATGCTAAATTGTCTGGAGCTGCTGGAGTTGCATTTTGTTCAATTCGGTTTTTGGTGGCTTCCACTCAAGCAATAAATCTAATTGGAAAGCAAGGTTCACTAATCAAATCGATACAAGAGGGTACTGGAGCTTCTGTTAGAGTATTACCAGAAG GTGAGTTGCCAATTTATGCTTCTACGGATGAGCGAATCGTGGAGTTGCAGGGAGAGGCATCAAAGGTTCTTAAAGCCGTAGAAGCAGTAGTTAGACACCTGAGGAAATTCTTGGTTGATCATAgtgttcttcctctttttgagaagagc TGCAATAATGCAGCCCAACAAGATCGTGCATCTGAGACTTGGAGTGACAAGTCAGTACTGCATACTGCTCCAACTGGAATGACAACCGATTATCCACTCTCGTCAAAGAGAGAATCGCTTTTCATTGATCGTGAAAGTCAGTTGGAGCCGCAAATTGCACGCTCCGGAGTTTCACTCTATGGACAAGATCCCTCAATGGCTGCAATCCGATCGGCAAGGTTTGGTCGTGCAGGAGCTCCTATTGTCACTCAG GTTGTGCAAACAATGCAAATACCATTGACTTATGCTGAGGACATCATTGGCATTGGTGGGGCTAACATTGCATATATTCGTCGAACTAGTGGGGCCATATTAACTGTGCAGGAGAGCAGAGGACTACCTGATGAAATAACCGTAGAAATAAAAGGCACTACATCTGAAGTTCAGACAGCACAACAACTGATTCAG GAATTTATCAATGGTCATAAGGAGCCGGTCACCAGCAGCTATGGCAAGGTAGACAGTGGATTGAGGTCATATTCTCAGTTGGGTGATACATCCTACACATCTTCGTCGTTCTCATCACAGCCGTATGGAGGTTATGGTTCTAGTTTAGGAGGCTACAGCAGCTTCAGGCTTTGA
- the LOC115754625 gene encoding transcription factor bHLH35 isoform X1, which produces MDDNVEEYQNYWETNMFYQTEELDRSSHQKSLENYDSWVDEAISGYYDSSSPDGAASTAASKNIVSERNRRKKLNERLFALRAVVPNISKMDKASIIKDAIDYIQELHEQERRIQAEILELESGKLQKGPGGYDFDQDLPAYLRSKKKRTDAFYDSGGSRISPIEVLELRITHMGDKTLVVSLTCSKRTDTMVKLCEVFESLKLKIVTANITAFSGRLLKTVFVEADENEKENLKMKIETAIAALNDPQSPMSI; this is translated from the exons ATGGACGACAATGTTGAGGAATACCAGAACTATTGGGAGACCAACATGTTTTACCAAACTGAAGAGCTTGACAg ATCATCACATCAGAAAAGTTTGGAAAATTATGACAGTTGGGTGGATGAGGCGATCTCCGGTTACTATGACTCGAGCTCCCCAGACGGGGCGGCATCCACTGCGGCTTCCAAGAACATCGTGTCCGAGAGGAACCGGAGGAAGAAGCTCAACGAGAGGCTATTTGCATTGAGGGCGGTGGTGCCCAACATTAGCAAG aTGGATAAGGCATCCATCATCAAGGATGCGATTGACTACATCCAAGAGTTGCACGAACAAGAGAGAAGGATCCAAGCTGAGATTCTGGAGCTCGAATCCGGCAAGTTGCAGAAGGGCCCCGGTGGTTACGACTTTGATCAAGATCTTCCGGCCTACTTGAGATCTAAGAAGAAGAGGACCGACGCGTTCTACGACTCCGGGGGCTCGCGAATCTCCCCCATCGAAGTCCTCGAA CTGAGGATCACACACATGGGAGACAAGACGCTGGTGGTGAGCTTGACATGCAGTAAAAGAACGGACACGATGGTGAAACTGTGTGAAGTGTTCGAGTCTTTGAAGCTCAAGATCGTCACTGCCAACATCACTGCTTTCTCTGGCCGGCTTTTGAAGACAGTCTTCGTTGAG GCGGacgaaaatgagaaagagaatcTGAAAATGAAGATCGAGACAGCCATTGCGGCGCTTAACGACCCGCAGAGCCCTATGAGCATTTGA
- the LOC115754625 gene encoding transcription factor bHLH35 isoform X2 — protein MDDNVEEYQNYWETNMFYQTEELDSWVDEAISGYYDSSSPDGAASTAASKNIVSERNRRKKLNERLFALRAVVPNISKMDKASIIKDAIDYIQELHEQERRIQAEILELESGKLQKGPGGYDFDQDLPAYLRSKKKRTDAFYDSGGSRISPIEVLELRITHMGDKTLVVSLTCSKRTDTMVKLCEVFESLKLKIVTANITAFSGRLLKTVFVEADENEKENLKMKIETAIAALNDPQSPMSI, from the exons ATGGACGACAATGTTGAGGAATACCAGAACTATTGGGAGACCAACATGTTTTACCAAACTGAAGAGCTTGACAg TTGGGTGGATGAGGCGATCTCCGGTTACTATGACTCGAGCTCCCCAGACGGGGCGGCATCCACTGCGGCTTCCAAGAACATCGTGTCCGAGAGGAACCGGAGGAAGAAGCTCAACGAGAGGCTATTTGCATTGAGGGCGGTGGTGCCCAACATTAGCAAG aTGGATAAGGCATCCATCATCAAGGATGCGATTGACTACATCCAAGAGTTGCACGAACAAGAGAGAAGGATCCAAGCTGAGATTCTGGAGCTCGAATCCGGCAAGTTGCAGAAGGGCCCCGGTGGTTACGACTTTGATCAAGATCTTCCGGCCTACTTGAGATCTAAGAAGAAGAGGACCGACGCGTTCTACGACTCCGGGGGCTCGCGAATCTCCCCCATCGAAGTCCTCGAA CTGAGGATCACACACATGGGAGACAAGACGCTGGTGGTGAGCTTGACATGCAGTAAAAGAACGGACACGATGGTGAAACTGTGTGAAGTGTTCGAGTCTTTGAAGCTCAAGATCGTCACTGCCAACATCACTGCTTTCTCTGGCCGGCTTTTGAAGACAGTCTTCGTTGAG GCGGacgaaaatgagaaagagaatcTGAAAATGAAGATCGAGACAGCCATTGCGGCGCTTAACGACCCGCAGAGCCCTATGAGCATTTGA